One Etheostoma cragini isolate CJK2018 chromosome 19, CSU_Ecrag_1.0, whole genome shotgun sequence DNA segment encodes these proteins:
- the gpha2 gene encoding glycoprotein hormone alpha-2 produces MEKVIETPKTLKYPQEMQILALPVSSEQTHTLTHTCQWTHLLCPPEAALSALRLQILRAAVQMALCMTSHFCLLVLPVMSLLLLFCPIGWSYDGLTPGCHLHPFNVTIRSDRRGTCKGTHLVYACVGYCESSAFPSRYSVLVASNFTHNITSASRCCTISKDSKVKVRLDCPRGRHHDEIEILTAKACRCDMCRKSRY; encoded by the exons ATGGAAAAAGTCATTGAAACCCCCAAAACACTAAAGTACCCTCAGGAGATGCAGATTCTTGCTCTTCCAGTAA GCtcagaacagacacacacactcacacacacctgtcagtGGACACACCTGCTCTGCCCTCCAGAAGCTGCCCTCTCAGCCCTGCGTCTTCAG ATCCTCCGGGCCGCCGTCCAGATGGCGCTGTGCATGACCTCACATTTCTGCCTGCTGGTCCTACCAGTGATGTCACTGTTGCTGCTCTTCTGTCCCATTGGATGGAGCTACGATGGCCTCACCCCAGGGTGTCACCTGCACC CCTTCAATGTTACCATCCGCAGTGACCGTCGCGGCACATGCAAAGGCACCCACCTGGTGTACGCCTGCGTGGGCTACTGCGAGTCCAGCGCCTTCCCCTCCAGGTACTCTGTGTTGGTGGCCTCCAACTTCACCCACAACATCACCTCCGCATCACGATGCTGTACCATCAGCAAGGACTCTAAG GTCAAAGTTCGCCTGGACTGCCCTCGAGGTCGTCACCATGACGAAATAGAGATCCTGACGGCGAAGGCGTGTCGCTGCGACATGTGCCGCAAGTCCCGCTACTGA
- the LOC117934620 gene encoding glycoprotein hormone beta-5-like, which produces MHLQPLSLFFLLLLVAGAAKVCVAVTTTLHGFRGCAVREFSFVAQKPGCKGLHITTEACWGRCQTWEKPVPDLPYIQRHHRVCTYSRTRHMTARLPGCQPHVSPLYHYPMALHCHCAVCSTQDTECETF; this is translated from the exons TCAACCCCTGTCcctgtttttcctcctcctcctggttGCCGGGGCAGCCAAGGTGTGCGTTGCCGTGACAACCACACTGCATGGTTTCCGAGGCTGCGCGGTGCGAGAGTTCTCTTTTGTGGCCCAGAAGCCTGGCTGCAAGGGACTGCACATCACCACGGAGGCCTGCTGGGGGCGTTGTCAAACCTGGGAg AAACCTGTGCCAGATCTCCCCTACATCCAGCGACATCACCGCGTGTGTACGTACAGCCGTACCCGCCACATGACCGCCCGCCTGCCGGGCTGCCAGCCCCACGTGTCCCCTCTCTACCACTACCCCATGGCTCTGCACTGCCACTGTGCCGTGTGCTCCACACAGGACACCGAGTGTGAGACCTTCTAA